A region of Rhizobium sp. CCGE531 DNA encodes the following proteins:
- a CDS encoding helix-turn-helix domain-containing protein: MLADRPRRFNELKRVIGEISQQMLTRNLKSLEADGMVTRKVYATVPPQVEYGVTDLGRSLAAPIMQLATWVLDHLGEIEACRALVRA, from the coding sequence ATGCTTGCCGACCGGCCGCGGCGCTTCAATGAGTTGAAACGCGTGATAGGCGAGATTTCCCAACAAATGCTCACCCGCAACCTGAAGTCTCTGGAAGCGGACGGGATGGTGACCCGCAAGGTCTATGCGACCGTGCCGCCTCAGGTCGAGTATGGCGTGACAGATCTCGGCAGGTCTCTTGCCGCACCGATCATGCAACTGGCGACCTGGGTGCTGGATCATCTGGGCGAAATTGAAGCCTGTCGCGCGCTGGTTCGTGCATGA
- a CDS encoding FAD-dependent oxidoreductase translates to MASTTTISTKAIVIVGGGLAGLTAAYHLHRNGLDFTLVEARERLGGRILTADPQTDVSHDGFDLGPSWLARHASVGSGICTRVGGSIRPGRAGSVWQAANSTQRSRLSGWGHRSR, encoded by the coding sequence ATGGCTTCAACGACAACAATATCGACTAAGGCCATTGTCATCGTCGGCGGCGGCCTTGCCGGACTTACGGCAGCCTATCACCTTCATCGCAACGGGCTCGACTTTACCCTGGTCGAGGCACGGGAACGGCTGGGCGGCCGCATTCTCACGGCTGACCCGCAAACCGATGTCTCGCACGACGGTTTCGATCTCGGCCCTTCCTGGCTGGCCCGACATGCATCCGTCGGTTCAGGAATTTGCACGCGAGTTGGGGGGTCGATCAGACCTGGCAGAGCTGGATCAGTTTGGCAGGCAGCGAACAGCACTCAACGATCCCGGTTATCTGGCTGGGGCCATCGAAGCCGGTGA
- a CDS encoding LysR family transcriptional regulator: MIDRQHLAILREVNRHGSVTAAAEKMNVTQSALSHTIAKFEDRHGIKIWMKTGRGLRLTQTGEYLLTVAERVLPQLEHAERVLIDFSLGRRGMLRVGMECHPCQRWLSRMATPYLAQWLDVDFDVRTAFRFDGVEALLGYEIDLLITPDPVEAPELLFTPVFDYELVLMVHESHPLAGRTCVQPHDLMDEELITVPVTLERLDIYTKFLVPAHYRPRQHRTAETVDLMLQLVCAGRGVTVLPDWLLHEDGAGMPIRALSLGEAGIRKSINLGVRRGEETISYIDGFLTLAREMGRTPLA; the protein is encoded by the coding sequence ATGATAGATCGGCAGCATCTTGCGATCCTGAGGGAAGTCAACCGTCACGGCAGCGTCACCGCGGCGGCCGAGAAGATGAACGTCACACAGTCGGCGCTCAGCCACACGATCGCGAAGTTCGAGGATCGGCATGGCATCAAGATCTGGATGAAAACCGGTCGGGGTTTGCGCCTAACGCAAACGGGCGAATACCTGCTCACCGTGGCCGAGCGGGTTCTGCCGCAACTGGAGCACGCGGAACGGGTCCTCATAGACTTCTCATTGGGGCGAAGAGGAATGCTCCGAGTTGGCATGGAATGCCATCCCTGCCAGCGCTGGCTCTCGAGAATGGCGACACCCTATCTGGCTCAGTGGCTCGACGTGGATTTCGACGTGCGCACCGCCTTTCGCTTCGACGGGGTCGAGGCGCTGCTCGGTTATGAAATCGACCTCTTGATAACGCCGGACCCGGTAGAGGCGCCGGAGCTGCTGTTCACGCCCGTGTTCGATTACGAGCTGGTCCTTATGGTGCACGAGTCCCATCCTCTTGCCGGCAGGACATGCGTGCAACCGCACGATCTGATGGACGAAGAGCTAATCACTGTTCCCGTCACCCTAGAGCGATTGGACATTTACACCAAGTTTCTCGTTCCCGCCCATTATCGGCCCCGTCAGCACCGCACGGCCGAAACCGTAGACCTGATGTTGCAACTCGTCTGCGCGGGCAGGGGGGTCACCGTCCTTCCGGACTGGTTGCTGCACGAGGATGGGGCAGGAATGCCGATACGGGCGCTCAGCCTCGGAGAAGCCGGCATCCGGAAGAGCATCAATCTGGGCGTCAGGCGCGGCGAGGAGACCATCTCCTATATCGATGGCTTCCTGACGCTTGCCCGAGAGATGGGCCGCACACCCCTCGCGTGA
- a CDS encoding GNAT family N-acetyltransferase produces MAEKQIHIQAPIVIEYLENCRDLVPVCASWSFGQWGCQANGSFEQTQREFQASSRSSMPLTLVASEDSRPTGMISLSNCDFKGRPDLSPWLKSLYVHPFHRNKGTASLLVKRLEHEALRLGYERLYLTTESAKLLYTKNGWSEMDHVQTPYGDATLMTKMLLVASTA; encoded by the coding sequence ATGGCTGAAAAGCAAATACACATTCAAGCTCCAATAGTGATTGAGTATCTGGAGAATTGTCGCGATCTGGTTCCGGTTTGTGCAAGCTGGTCCTTTGGGCAATGGGGTTGTCAGGCCAATGGCTCATTCGAGCAGACACAGCGTGAGTTCCAAGCCTCCTCAAGAAGTTCTATGCCGCTAACTTTGGTTGCTAGCGAAGACAGCAGACCCACAGGGATGATCAGCCTTTCCAATTGTGATTTTAAAGGAAGGCCTGATCTTTCGCCCTGGCTAAAGTCGCTGTACGTCCATCCATTTCATCGCAATAAGGGTACAGCTTCATTGCTGGTTAAGAGGCTGGAACACGAAGCTTTGCGCCTCGGCTACGAAAGGCTTTATCTTACCACGGAGAGCGCAAAGCTCCTCTATACAAAGAATGGCTGGTCGGAAATGGACCACGTACAGACACCTTATGGTGATGCGACTTTAATGACAAAGATGTTGCTGGTCGCAAGTACGGCCTAG
- a CDS encoding RidA family protein codes for MSQTIEKRMAELGLELPEAAKSVANYLPIVASGNLILTSGQLPLSNGKLIATGLVGRELDVTAAALAARQCALNILAQAQAHLGSLDRIARIIKITVFVASAEDFTEQHLVANGASDVLLAVCGDKGKHARSAVGVAALPMNAPVEIEAMLEIDQ; via the coding sequence ATGTCTCAAACGATTGAAAAACGCATGGCCGAACTCGGGCTAGAACTGCCTGAAGCGGCGAAGTCGGTAGCGAACTATCTCCCCATCGTCGCAAGCGGCAATCTCATTCTCACGTCGGGTCAGCTGCCACTGTCGAACGGCAAGTTGATTGCCACAGGTCTCGTCGGCCGCGAGCTTGACGTCACGGCCGCAGCGCTGGCTGCCAGACAATGCGCCTTGAACATCCTCGCCCAGGCGCAGGCACATCTCGGCAGCCTCGATCGGATTGCACGGATCATCAAGATCACGGTCTTCGTGGCTTCGGCTGAGGACTTCACCGAGCAACATCTCGTTGCAAACGGGGCGTCTGATGTCCTCCTCGCTGTCTGCGGCGACAAAGGCAAGCACGCGCGCTCCGCCGTCGGCGTCGCCGCTTTGCCGATGAATGCACCCGTCGAGATAGAGGCGATGCTCGAAATCGACCAATAA
- the gcvA gene encoding transcriptional regulator GcvA, with translation MNRKSPVYLNALRAFEASARHGSFSGAAEELKVTSAAVGQMVRGLEDWLGMPLFHRTTTGKARLTPTERAEHALPDIRAGLDQLVIGLERLRASATSGILNVTVSPAFAAKWLLPRIDRFQARCPETDIRLETSLKLVDYKAHGIDIGVRYGDGSWPDLIAEKLMDEEVFPVCSPRFSEIGSLNVPADLTRQTLIHDLSVDPALGFVTWDRWLRAGGVSDSQPQRGMSINNSAAVLQAAIEGRGVALARSILAHDDLTAGRLKRLFPDVTVPSTLAYYIVYRSQYASLPKLQAFRNWLLEEAGTARP, from the coding sequence TTGAACAGAAAGTCACCGGTCTATCTGAACGCGCTGCGTGCCTTTGAAGCCAGTGCACGTCACGGCAGCTTCTCCGGGGCTGCCGAGGAACTCAAAGTCACCTCAGCTGCGGTAGGACAGATGGTGCGGGGGTTGGAGGATTGGCTGGGAATGCCGCTCTTTCATCGTACCACCACCGGAAAGGCGAGGCTTACCCCGACCGAACGGGCCGAACATGCCCTTCCCGATATCAGGGCAGGGCTCGATCAGCTAGTCATTGGGCTGGAGCGTCTTCGCGCGTCCGCAACGAGCGGAATCCTCAACGTAACCGTCAGTCCTGCTTTCGCCGCCAAATGGCTATTGCCCCGCATCGACCGCTTCCAGGCCAGATGTCCGGAGACCGACATTCGGCTCGAGACGAGCCTGAAGCTGGTCGATTACAAGGCACATGGAATAGACATTGGCGTGCGCTACGGAGATGGAAGCTGGCCGGACCTGATCGCCGAAAAGCTGATGGACGAGGAAGTCTTTCCTGTCTGTTCGCCCAGGTTTTCAGAAATTGGAAGTCTAAACGTCCCAGCCGATCTGACGCGCCAGACGCTCATACACGATCTCTCCGTGGACCCGGCACTCGGTTTTGTCACCTGGGACCGCTGGCTGCGCGCCGGCGGCGTATCAGATTCCCAGCCGCAAAGGGGCATGAGTATCAATAATTCCGCTGCCGTCCTGCAGGCTGCGATCGAGGGTCGGGGCGTAGCGCTGGCCCGCAGCATCCTCGCCCATGACGATCTGACTGCGGGAAGGCTCAAGCGGCTCTTCCCCGATGTGACCGTGCCATCGACGCTTGCCTACTACATCGTCTACCGGTCGCAGTATGCGTCGCTGCCGAAACTGCAGGCCTTTCGCAACTGGCTGCTTGAAGAAGCCGGCACGGCACGGCCCTAA
- a CDS encoding amino acid ABC transporter substrate-binding protein — translation MKKTLLLATVAAATLTAGIASAGTMADVQARGKLNCGVTGGQAGFSAPDASGVWQGMDVAYCRAIAAAVLKDPNAVNFVPTTGQTRFTALASGEIDILSRTTTWTFSRDVDLKFTFAGVNFYDGQAFMVPKALGAKSAKDLNGATICIQTGTTTELNLAEYFRKNSMTYEPVPVENNADIAQKYLAGACDVYTSDGSDLASTRSSFKTPQDHVILPDVISKEPLGPLVRQGDDQWADVARWTLQALIAAEELDVTAENVEKLSAGTDNPEINRLLGKEGNLGEQLGLDAAWAKRVIAAEGNYGEIFAKNIGEKTPIGLARGQNALWNQGGLMYPLPFR, via the coding sequence ATGAAGAAGACTTTGTTGTTGGCCACAGTGGCCGCGGCGACGCTGACGGCGGGCATAGCGTCGGCCGGCACGATGGCCGACGTCCAGGCGCGTGGCAAGCTCAACTGCGGCGTGACCGGTGGTCAGGCTGGTTTCTCCGCGCCGGATGCGTCCGGCGTTTGGCAAGGCATGGACGTCGCCTATTGTCGGGCGATCGCCGCCGCGGTCCTGAAGGACCCCAATGCGGTGAACTTCGTGCCGACGACCGGCCAGACGCGCTTTACGGCGCTCGCATCGGGCGAAATCGACATCCTGTCGCGCACTACGACCTGGACGTTTTCGCGCGACGTCGACCTCAAGTTCACCTTTGCCGGCGTGAATTTCTATGACGGGCAAGCCTTCATGGTGCCAAAGGCGCTCGGCGCAAAGAGCGCCAAGGACCTGAACGGCGCGACGATCTGCATCCAGACAGGCACCACCACCGAGCTGAACCTTGCGGAATATTTTCGCAAGAACAGCATGACCTACGAGCCGGTACCGGTCGAGAACAATGCCGACATCGCCCAGAAGTACTTGGCTGGCGCCTGCGACGTTTATACCAGCGACGGATCGGACCTCGCCTCTACGCGCTCCAGCTTCAAGACTCCGCAGGACCACGTCATTCTTCCGGATGTCATCTCGAAAGAGCCATTGGGTCCGCTTGTGCGTCAGGGCGACGACCAATGGGCTGATGTGGCGCGATGGACGTTGCAGGCGCTGATTGCTGCCGAAGAGCTCGACGTCACCGCAGAGAATGTCGAAAAGCTTTCCGCCGGCACCGACAACCCCGAAATAAACCGCCTGTTGGGCAAGGAAGGCAATCTCGGCGAACAGCTCGGCCTCGATGCCGCCTGGGCCAAACGTGTGATTGCCGCCGAGGGCAATTACGGGGAAATCTTCGCCAAGAACATCGGCGAGAAAACGCCGATCGGATTGGCCCGCGGACAAAACGCCTTGTGGAACCAGGGCGGTCTTATGTACCCGCTGCCGTTCCGCTGA
- a CDS encoding MalY/PatB family protein, protein MPSSIFDEVIDRKNSNSMKWAFAERLLSADEAAADPLPMWVADTDFKAPRPVIDALAEAVQHGVFGYPGGMTKNYLEAVTGWQAKRFGFDVAPEWVVASAGIITILKVAAQAFSAPGDSILIQPPVYAHFHNDMLMNGRHLAFAPLVRTEDGYRFDAAIFEAAIRPNTKIFILSNPHNPTGNVWSEEELRTMGEICARHDILVISDEIHQDLILNPAKKHIAFASLGEKFAQMSITCTAPSKTFNLPGLQCANIFVPNPRLRGELLRQYDRNMFPLVNVLGMVACEAAYAHGEPWLEEMLAYVRGNHLYFADRINNATDKVRVLPADSLYLAWMDCRGLGMDAATLEKFMLTKARVWLDKGQKFGIEGRGYMRVNLGCPRSTVDDAITRINAAISKL, encoded by the coding sequence ATGCCGTCATCTATTTTTGACGAGGTCATCGATCGCAAGAACAGCAACTCGATGAAATGGGCTTTCGCCGAGCGCCTGCTGTCCGCAGACGAAGCGGCCGCCGATCCTCTTCCCATGTGGGTTGCCGATACCGATTTCAAAGCCCCGCGACCGGTCATCGATGCGCTTGCCGAGGCTGTCCAGCACGGCGTCTTCGGCTATCCCGGCGGCATGACCAAAAATTACCTTGAGGCCGTGACCGGATGGCAGGCAAAGCGCTTCGGTTTTGACGTGGCGCCGGAATGGGTTGTTGCCTCGGCCGGCATCATTACCATCCTGAAGGTCGCCGCACAGGCGTTTTCCGCGCCTGGCGACTCCATTCTCATCCAGCCGCCCGTCTATGCCCATTTCCACAACGACATGCTGATGAATGGCCGTCATCTGGCCTTCGCCCCGCTCGTTCGCACCGAGGACGGCTACCGGTTCGATGCCGCCATTTTCGAGGCGGCCATACGGCCCAACACGAAGATCTTCATCCTCAGCAATCCGCACAATCCGACCGGAAATGTCTGGTCGGAAGAAGAACTGCGGACCATGGGAGAGATCTGCGCCCGGCACGACATTCTGGTGATTTCCGACGAAATTCACCAGGACCTGATCCTCAACCCGGCGAAGAAACACATCGCCTTCGCATCGCTGGGCGAAAAATTCGCGCAAATGAGCATCACGTGCACCGCGCCGAGCAAGACCTTCAATCTGCCGGGTCTGCAATGCGCAAATATCTTCGTGCCGAATCCGCGGCTGCGTGGTGAACTGCTGCGCCAATACGACCGCAACATGTTCCCGCTGGTCAACGTACTGGGCATGGTCGCTTGCGAAGCGGCCTATGCCCATGGCGAACCCTGGCTGGAGGAGATGCTCGCCTATGTGCGCGGCAATCACCTCTATTTCGCGGATCGGATCAATAATGCGACCGACAAGGTCCGCGTGCTTCCGGCAGACTCGCTCTATCTCGCCTGGATGGATTGCCGTGGGCTCGGCATGGATGCCGCAACACTCGAAAAATTCATGCTGACCAAGGCGCGCGTCTGGCTCGACAAGGGCCAGAAGTTTGGGATTGAGGGCCGCGGCTATATGCGCGTCAATCTCGGCTGTCCTCGCTCGACTGTCGATGATGCGATCACCCGCATCAACGCCGCCATCTCTAAACTGTGA
- a CDS encoding GntR family transcriptional regulator gives MWLCENALQCRGIAVPTSAGEQVPAKADAAYNAVLQLLYRYARVPVQHLSDQELACELDLGRTPIREALIRLAAEGKIVSIPQKGYFTRPLVEGALLDLYGIARQTLTYAVWRMRPHVPDTDGERDNPPRDQLAIHAEAVFAQIAQLSANCEICRIVDKFCFCSHPVRMEIIISELGPSYEQSLARLIDAMRLLSKATGAVESALMSHLDLEQNALPRVVQEVNRRRSTSFPRLVRSS, from the coding sequence ATGTGGCTTTGCGAGAATGCTCTCCAATGTCGCGGAATAGCCGTTCCAACTTCCGCTGGTGAACAGGTCCCCGCAAAGGCTGACGCGGCCTATAATGCGGTACTTCAATTGCTTTACCGCTATGCTCGCGTGCCGGTGCAACATCTTAGTGATCAGGAGCTTGCCTGCGAACTGGACCTTGGGCGGACACCGATACGTGAAGCACTCATCCGACTTGCCGCAGAGGGCAAGATCGTTTCGATCCCTCAGAAAGGCTATTTCACCAGGCCGCTCGTGGAGGGAGCATTGTTGGACTTGTATGGTATCGCACGTCAAACCCTCACCTACGCGGTCTGGCGTATGCGGCCGCATGTGCCGGATACTGACGGCGAGCGTGACAACCCGCCCCGCGACCAGCTCGCGATACATGCCGAAGCCGTCTTTGCCCAAATTGCCCAGCTGTCGGCAAACTGCGAAATCTGCCGAATTGTCGACAAATTCTGTTTTTGCTCACATCCCGTCCGGATGGAAATAATTATCTCGGAGCTTGGCCCTTCCTACGAACAAAGCCTTGCAAGGCTGATCGACGCGATGCGGTTATTGAGCAAGGCAACGGGCGCGGTGGAATCAGCATTGATGAGTCACCTTGATCTCGAACAGAACGCGCTCCCACGCGTCGTACAAGAGGTAAACAGGCGGCGGTCGACAAGTTTTCCTCGGCTGGTGAGAAGTTCGTAA
- a CDS encoding aldo/keto reductase encodes MQQRKLGRHGLTVGAIGYGATGTAIGYGPSDDQESITAIRRAHELGVTHFDTARMYGWGEGEKLLGIALRPIRDQVTIATKFGLTESYSPDSRPETIRDVVDSRLKNLNIDTIDLLYQHIPDPNVPIEEVVGVMQEFVHAGKVKCLGPLQLG; translated from the coding sequence ATGCAGCAACGCAAGCTTGGCCGACACGGCCTTACGGTCGGCGCCATTGGTTACGGTGCCACGGGCACCGCCATCGGTTACGGCCCCAGCGACGATCAGGAATCGATCACGGCCATCCGCCGCGCCCATGAGCTCGGCGTCACCCACTTCGACACCGCACGCATGTACGGCTGGGGTGAAGGTGAGAAGCTGCTCGGCATTGCGCTGCGGCCAATTCGTGATCAGGTGACGATCGCAACGAAATTCGGCTTGACGGAAAGCTACTCCCCTGACTCCCGGCCGGAGACCATCCGTGACGTTGTGGACTCCAGACTCAAGAATCTGAACATCGACACCATCGATCTGCTTTACCAGCACATTCCCGACCCCAACGTCCCGATCGAAGAAGTGGTCGGCGTGATGCAGGAGTTTGTCCACGCGGGTAAGGTGAAATGCCTCGGTCCTCTCCAACTCGGATGA
- a CDS encoding MFS transporter yields the protein MGIAEATFRDKDDVAKQEKIASRNVWVLTAAQSLGGANSPIVISLGGLVGQHLASDPAAATLPVSMLNLGLALGTLPAAAVMRRFGRRAGYIIGAALGTIAGIVATMGIVQSSFIVFCMGTLIAGFYSAYVQSYRFAATDGLTGAGRDRAISRVMVGGLIAAIIGPQLVIWTRNALPGHAFAGSFLSQAMLALLAVPILLPLRRPAGSAAVHATAISARPLAQILTSPGYLLAVATGVVSYGLMTFVMTAAPMAMVGHGHSVDSAALGIQWHVLAMFGPSFITGRLMARFGKERVAAVGLLLIGGSALIALSGVDIAHFWGSLILLGLGWNCGFIGATAMVAECHSPSERGKAQGANAFMVFGTVACASFFAGSLLHSSGWSTVNWLVLPAVAFMLVPLVSRAASLPRNR from the coding sequence ATGGGGATCGCCGAGGCGACGTTCCGCGACAAGGACGATGTCGCGAAACAGGAAAAAATTGCGTCAAGAAACGTCTGGGTTCTGACGGCGGCACAGTCGCTCGGGGGCGCCAATTCTCCCATCGTCATTTCGCTCGGCGGGCTCGTCGGCCAGCATCTGGCATCTGATCCGGCCGCAGCAACTTTGCCGGTCAGCATGCTCAACCTGGGGCTTGCTCTGGGAACGCTGCCGGCTGCGGCCGTTATGCGCCGGTTCGGACGGCGCGCCGGATATATAATAGGTGCAGCGCTCGGTACGATCGCGGGGATCGTTGCCACGATGGGCATCGTCCAATCAAGCTTCATTGTCTTCTGCATGGGCACGCTGATCGCCGGTTTTTACTCGGCCTATGTCCAGAGCTACCGCTTTGCGGCGACCGACGGCCTGACTGGCGCCGGGCGTGACCGCGCAATATCGCGCGTGATGGTCGGCGGGCTGATTGCTGCCATCATCGGGCCGCAACTCGTCATATGGACGCGTAACGCTCTGCCGGGACATGCCTTTGCCGGCAGTTTCCTCAGCCAGGCGATGCTCGCCCTGCTCGCGGTGCCGATCCTTTTGCCACTGCGCCGCCCGGCGGGTTCCGCCGCCGTGCATGCCACCGCCATCAGCGCCCGCCCGCTTGCACAGATACTGACCTCGCCAGGCTATCTGCTGGCCGTTGCGACCGGCGTCGTCTCCTACGGCCTGATGACCTTCGTCATGACGGCGGCACCTATGGCCATGGTCGGACACGGCCATTCCGTCGATTCCGCAGCGCTTGGTATTCAGTGGCACGTTCTCGCCATGTTCGGGCCAAGCTTCATTACCGGCCGCCTCATGGCACGCTTCGGCAAGGAGCGCGTGGCGGCGGTGGGACTTCTCCTGATCGGCGGGTCGGCGCTTATTGCGCTCAGCGGTGTCGATATCGCGCACTTCTGGGGATCGCTTATCCTCTTGGGGCTGGGCTGGAATTGCGGCTTCATTGGCGCCACGGCGATGGTTGCCGAGTGTCATTCGCCATCCGAACGCGGCAAGGCGCAGGGCGCTAATGCATTTATGGTGTTCGGGACAGTTGCCTGCGCCTCCTTTTTCGCCGGTTCGCTGCTGCACAGCTCAGGCTGGAGCACGGTCAACTGGCTTGTGCTGCCGGCCGTAGCTTTTATGCTCGTTCCGTTGGTATCGCGCGCCGCCAGCTTACCCCGCAACAGATGA
- a CDS encoding aldo/keto reductase codes for MQQYQYSILARDVEPLLPVLEELGIGLVAYFPLARGFLTGHVASRDQYAADDFRQNLGWWAPANFAKNVEIAKELTSLAAAKGVSLSQLALAWLLTRKDYIVPIPGARNQQRVSENISAAELVLTDADLKRIDEIAPNGGIGGRIWGE; via the coding sequence ATTCAGCAATACCAGTATTCCATCCTCGCCAGGGACGTGGAGCCGCTGCTGCCGGTCCTTGAAGAATTAGGCATCGGACTGGTTGCCTATTTCCCGTTGGCGCGTGGTTTCCTGACTGGCCACGTAGCATCTCGCGATCAATACGCCGCCGACGATTTCCGGCAGAACCTCGGGTGGTGGGCGCCGGCGAATTTCGCCAAGAACGTCGAGATTGCAAAAGAGCTCACCTCGCTCGCCGCGGCGAAAGGCGTCAGCCTCTCCCAGCTTGCGTTGGCTTGGCTGCTCACGCGAAAGGACTACATCGTGCCGATCCCAGGTGCTCGCAATCAGCAACGTGTGTCGGAGAACATTTCCGCCGCGGAACTGGTACTGACGGACGCGGACCTCAAGCGTATCGACGAGATCGCTCCAAATGGGGGCATCGGCGGACGAATTTGGGGTGAGTAA
- a CDS encoding alcohol dehydrogenase translates to MKTTYRAMQISTSGGLELVDRPTPGDEEVLIAVEACGICGADLSDIDKADRRLQPPRVPGHEVVGRIIALGSNTPSAWKLGQRVGVGRLGGHCNECNECRRGRFNLCRNQPVLGSSCDGGYAEMMIARATGLVSIPDKLSSEEAAPILCAGIATFNALKKSGAEAGDTVAILGIGGLGHMALQYARKMGFRVVAVGRGDNIAEDAVKLGAHRYIDTNKENAAEALNKMGGAKAILTTIGNPDAVLVLMPALTPEGRLVVLGVGKDPLPVSTGYLVGAERGVIGSITGSPFENEKTLDFSVLAGVRPMIETMPLEQAAEAVRRMRSGEAKFRIVLTMGDQTNADQ, encoded by the coding sequence ATGAAAACAACCTATCGGGCGATGCAGATATCCACGTCCGGCGGCCTTGAGCTTGTGGACCGACCGACGCCGGGCGACGAAGAAGTGCTGATTGCGGTTGAAGCCTGCGGCATCTGCGGCGCGGATTTAAGCGACATCGACAAGGCGGACCGGAGACTACAGCCGCCGCGCGTTCCCGGCCACGAAGTGGTCGGCCGGATCATCGCGCTTGGATCAAACACGCCCTCGGCTTGGAAGCTCGGCCAGCGCGTCGGCGTTGGCCGGCTCGGCGGGCATTGCAACGAATGCAATGAATGCCGCCGTGGCCGTTTCAATCTATGCCGCAACCAGCCCGTTCTCGGTTCTTCCTGCGATGGCGGTTACGCGGAAATGATGATTGCGCGCGCGACCGGACTCGTTTCCATTCCGGACAAGCTTTCATCGGAAGAGGCAGCACCGATCCTTTGCGCCGGCATCGCCACATTCAATGCCTTGAAGAAATCGGGCGCTGAGGCAGGCGATACGGTTGCTATTCTCGGAATAGGCGGGCTCGGGCACATGGCGCTGCAATATGCCCGCAAGATGGGCTTCCGCGTGGTCGCGGTGGGTCGGGGCGACAATATTGCCGAAGATGCTGTGAAGCTCGGCGCCCATCGTTACATTGACACGAACAAGGAAAATGCCGCCGAGGCTTTGAATAAGATGGGCGGCGCCAAAGCGATCCTGACCACGATCGGCAATCCGGACGCCGTCTTGGTTTTGATGCCTGCACTTACACCGGAAGGCCGCCTGGTCGTGCTCGGCGTCGGCAAGGATCCCCTGCCGGTATCGACTGGATATCTGGTGGGCGCTGAGCGAGGCGTGATCGGCTCAATTACGGGGTCGCCGTTCGAGAACGAGAAGACATTGGACTTCAGCGTCCTGGCCGGCGTGCGGCCGATGATCGAAACCATGCCGCTGGAGCAGGCCGCCGAAGCGGTCCGAAGAATGCGTTCCGGTGAGGCGAAATTCCGGATCGTTCTGACGATGGGAGACCAGACCAATGCGGATCAATGA
- a CDS encoding AraC family transcriptional regulator produces MLQGSKQVFIGDQVLEYGAGHCMVVAAELAAMGQISEASPEEPYVALNLYIDPEVISALLLEMGSMPEPPMNKGFGFSPAGPALIDAWRRLVELLDRQDEIPIMARHREHELMFRLLMGPQGALLRQIAGNGSRLSHVRRAMAWIREHYTEHLSIAAMATVAGMSVSVFHRRFKAISGLSPLQYQKQIRLHEARRRLIAERSEAASVAYAVGYESVSQFSREYKRLFGAPPRQDAGKLQNIVESVA; encoded by the coding sequence GTGCTGCAAGGATCCAAGCAGGTCTTCATCGGCGACCAGGTGCTTGAGTATGGCGCCGGCCACTGCATGGTCGTGGCGGCCGAACTCGCCGCCATGGGACAGATCAGCGAAGCGTCACCCGAGGAGCCCTATGTCGCTCTCAACCTCTACATCGATCCGGAGGTAATATCCGCACTGCTCCTGGAGATGGGCAGCATGCCGGAACCCCCAATGAATAAAGGATTCGGCTTCAGCCCCGCAGGGCCGGCATTGATCGACGCCTGGCGGCGCCTCGTTGAACTTCTCGACCGCCAGGATGAAATCCCGATCATGGCGCGTCACAGGGAGCACGAACTCATGTTTCGCTTGCTCATGGGACCTCAAGGGGCGTTGCTCCGGCAGATTGCCGGCAACGGTAGCCGCCTGTCCCATGTCCGGCGGGCAATGGCATGGATTCGCGAGCATTACACGGAGCATCTCAGCATCGCAGCCATGGCCACTGTGGCCGGCATGAGCGTGTCGGTGTTCCATCGCCGCTTCAAGGCGATTAGCGGCTTGAGCCCGCTCCAGTACCAGAAGCAAATCCGCCTGCACGAGGCGCGTCGGCGCCTGATCGCGGAGCGCTCAGAAGCAGCAAGCGTCGCCTACGCTGTCGGCTACGAGAGCGTTTCGCAGTTCAGTCGCGAATACAAACGGCTGTTCGGCGCACCACCCCGGCAGGACGCCGGAAAACTGCAGAACATCGTTGAATCGGTAGCCTAG